The proteins below are encoded in one region of Paramisgurnus dabryanus chromosome 2, PD_genome_1.1, whole genome shotgun sequence:
- the LOC135730790 gene encoding prostaglandin reductase 1-like, which translates to MVQAKTWVLKQHFEGFPKDTDFELKIVQLPELKDGEVLFEAVFLSVDPYMRPFSRFRMQAGDVMIGTQVAKVIQSNNPAFPVGCHVIGRSGWRTHSVSDGSDITRILADWPEDVSLSHALGAIGMPGLTALYGLEEVCAIKSGETLLVNAAAGAVGSVAGQIAKLKGCKVVGSAGSDDKVAYLKELGFDEAFNYKTVSSLEEALKNASPEGYDCFFENVGGYFSSVAIPQMKNFGRIAVCGAVSLYNDSNPQTGPYQQLTMIVKQLKMEGFMMARWEHKNDESLRRMLTWMQEGKLKCTEHVTTGFENMPAAFMGMLRGENIGKAIVKV; encoded by the exons atggttCAAGCCAAAACATGGGTCCTGAAACAACACTTCGAGGGATTTCCAAAAGACACAGACTTTGAGCTGAAGATAGTGCAGCTCCCTGAGCTTAAAGACGGAG AGGTTCTTTTTGAGGCTGTGTTCCTTAGTGTGGACCCTTATATGCG ACCTTTTAGCCGTTTTCGAATGCAAGCTGGAGATGTGATGATTGGAACTCAAGTGGCTAA GGTGATTCAGAGTAATAATCCTGCATTTCCTGTGGGCTGTCATGTGATTGGTCGATCCGGATGGAGAACACATAGCGTGTCAGATGGGAGTGATATCACTCGAATTTTGGCTGACTGGCCTGAGGACGTCTCCTTGTCACATGCCCTTGGAGCCATTGGCATGCCAGG GCTGACTGCACTCTATGGTTTGGAGGAGGTCTGTGCCATTAAATCAGGAGAAACCCTACTGGTGAATGCAGCCGCAGGAGCAGTGGGCTCTGTCGCAGGTCAAATAGCCAAACTTAAAGGTTGCAAGGTTGTGGGTTCGGCAGGTAGTGATGACAAGGTGGCTTATCTAAAAGAGTTGGGCTTTGATGAGGCCTTTAACTATAAGACTGTCTCCTCACTGGAGGAAGCACTGAAGAACGCTTCACCTGAGGGATATGACTGCTTCTTTGAGAAT GTGGGTGGTTATTTCTCCAGCGTTGCTATTCCGCAGATGAAGAATTTTGGCCGTATTGCTGTGTGTGGGGCAGTATCCCTGTATAATGACAGCAACCCTCAGACAG GACCTTATCAACAGCTAACCATGATTGTTAAGCAACTGAAAATGGAGGGTTTTATGATGGCCAGGTGGGAGCATAAAAATGATGAGTCACTGAGGCGAATGTTGACCTGGATGCAGGAG GGAAAGTTGAAGTGTACAGAGCACGTCACTACTGGGTTTGAAAATATGCCTGCTGCGTTCATGGGAATGCTGCGGGGAGAAAACATTGGGAAGGCTATTGTCAAAGTCTGA